In the genome of Halobacteriovorax sp. DA5, the window CCTTCTATATAAAAAGCCAGATCTTAGGATCTGGCTTTTTTTATTTGTGGCCATAAAATTCTTAATTCACTAATTCATGCTTAAATAAGGCTTTTCGGCCTTTTCTTTTGCCTTTACTATCATTTCATATACAATAGTAATATGAAGAAAAATATCCTTAAAACTCAACTAGTTACCCTGTTTATCTTAACATTATTTTCATTTGTTTCTTTTTACTTTGGAAATGATCTACCGGATAACTACTTTACGATTACTTCTAATAATTCAGGAAATATTCTTAGCTATTATTTTTTCTCATTGGTTAAGTTTGGCTCTTACTTTAGTGGGCCTTGGATTTTGATTCCTTTCTTCGTTTTTGCTCTATGCCATACATTTATATATGACAGAAGAGAGTATATGGTGGATATCCTCAATTTTTTCCCATTACTTTTCTTTGCTGGAAGTATTTCATTTTTTCTATTTCAAGATGCTCTTGGAATTGGACTACAGTATATTTTCAAAAATTCATTTACTTCGCTTTGGTTAGGTATTTATAGCGGTGTCGCTTTTGGATTATTTCTTTTGGGTACTTTTAGAGGTGGATTTAAAGAGAGTATCATTAAAGTATTTAATTTTACTAAGGCCGCTCCTAAGAAAGTGGTTCAGGCCAAACAAGCTCTCATTGCTCCATTTGAGAAGAAGAAACCTGTTGCGCAAATTGAGCATGATAATAGTCTACGAAAAAGAATGGATAGCATTCTAAAAGACGATAATAAAGATAAGGATGAGACTAAGAAAGAGGGATCTTTATTTGCTTCTCTCAATAAAATTAAACCACAAAATATCTTAAAGTCTAAGACTGTTGTTGAAGAGAAAACTGACAATATTGAACAAGATGATGAGGATATTGAAGAAGCAGTAATTAAGCCACAAATTATGAGACCTTCATTTGATGAATCAAATACAGTCGTTCGTACAGCTCCTGATGTTGAAGAAGAAGATCCTAGTGAGGATGTTGATAGTAACACTCCTAGAGAGCCGCAAGTTAAGAAGATTCTTGTAACTGCTCCGCTTAATCGTATGGCAGATACCTCTAGTGATAACCAATATTTTAATATTGTCGATACTGCTACAGAGGCTACGATTGAGAAGGTTTCGAATGAACCTGATAAGGCGTATTTTGAGCAAATTATTACACTTCTTGAATCTAAGCTTACTGAGTTTAAGATTGAGGGTGAAATTGTTAACGTTTTAAAAGGTCCTGTTGTTGATACTTTTGAATTTAGACCAGGGGCCGGTGTTAAGGTTTCTAAGATTGCAGGATTAGCTGATGATTTATCCTTAGCACTCTATGGAGCACCTATTCGTGTTGTTCCTGCAATGATGGGGAAAGATACTGTCGGTGTTGAAGTCCCAAGAAATCCTCGTGATATCATATATTTAGATGAAGTTTTAAGTTCTAAAGAGTTCCAAAATGCTAAATATTCTCTGCCTATTGCGATGGGGAAGAATGCTTTTGGTGAATCTTTTGTTATCGATTTAGCTACTTGTCCACACATGCTTGTAGCAGGTGCTACAGGTGCAGGTAAGTCGGTATTTATTAATTCACTTCTTGTATCACTTCTAGTTAAGAAGTCTCCTAAGAAGATGAAATTAATTCTTATTGACCCTAAACAACTTGAAATGGCGCTATATGCTAAACTTCCACACTTATTAATGCCTGTTGTAACTGATGCAAAAACTGCTTCAATTGCGCTTTTATGGGCATGTCAGGAAATGGATCGTCGTTACGGAATTCTTGCTGAATTTGGTGTTAGAAATATTTCTGGATTCAATGAAAAACTCAAGAGAGCAACTCCAGAAATGCTTGCTAAGATTCACCATCACTATGAAGATACAACGGCCGAAGATTACGAATTACCATATATCGTTATTATTGTAGACGAGTTTGCTGACCTGGTACTTACTAAGGCCGGTAAAGAAATTGAAAATAATATCGCACGTATTGCAGCTAAAGCACGTGCCGCAGGAATTCACTTAGTTCTAGCAACTCAAAGACCTTCTGTTGATGTTATTACTGGTGTTATCAAGTCTAACTTCCCAACTCGTGTTGCCTTTAGAGTATCTTCAAGAACTGACTCAAGTACTATTCTTGATAAAATTGGGGCTGAGAGACTTCTTGGGAAAGGGGATATGCTTTACAAACACGGTATTAATACTCAGCGTGTTCACTCTTCATATGTAGATGAAGTAGAAATCGAAGCCTTAACTCAAAAACTTGAAGCGCTTGAATCAGGATTCGATGAAAAAGCAATGGAATTTCTTGAGAATGGTGGTGAAGTTGAAACAGATGAATACTCTTATGGTTCACATATCACACCTGCATCTTCATCAAGTTCAGGTGATTCTCTTTATGATGAAGCTGTTAAAGTCGTAATGGAATCTCGCTCGGCGTCAGCTTCTATGCTGCAAAGAAGATTGAGAATTGGTTACAATAGAGCAGCAAATCTTATTGAAGAACTTGAAAAGCGCGGGGTAGTAGGACCTGCTCAGGGCGCTAAGCCGCGTCGCGTTCTTGTTGATGGAAGTTCACCAACTCTATAATTCAAAAGGCCCTTTCTTTCGGTAAGTTAGGGCCAATAATTCCTCTAAAAATATTACAAAAAAATATTGAATCCATAGTGTCATCGTGTTAAAAATGCACCATCGCAATATCGCGAAATAAACTACTGCTCGAAGGTTGGTCCGTTCGGTTCGAGTTAGTGTAATTAACCAACTTAGGAGTTCGTATGTCAGAATTAAACATTAATGATCTTTTAAAAGCAGGTGCACACTTTGGTCACCAGACTCACAAGTGGAACCCAAAAATGAAGCCATATGTATTTGGTGAGAGAAACGGTATCTACATTGTTGACCTTGCTAAAACAATTCCATTAGCAAAAAAAGCTTATGACTTCCTTAAGAAAACTTCTTCTGAAGGTAAGCCAATTCTTTTCGTAGCTACAAAAAGACAAGCTTCAGAAACTGTTAAGAATGCTGCTGCATCTTGTGGTGCATACTACGTAACTAACAGATGGCTAGGTGGGATGCTTACAAACTACAAAACAATCAACCTTTCAATCGATAAACTAAGAAAAGTTGAAAAGATGAAAGAAACAGGTGACTTCGAGTTACTAACTAAGAAAGAAAGAATCAAAGTTGGTAAAGAAGTTGAAAAGCTAGAGAAAAACCTTGGTGGTATCAAGGATATGAGAAAGCTTCCAGGTGCTCTTGTTGTTGTTGATCCAAACAATGAAAGAATTGCTGTAAAAGAAGCTAACAAGCTAGGTATTCCTGTTGTTGCAATCGTTGATACTAACTGTGATCCAGAAGGTGTTGACTACGTTGTTCCAGGTAACGACGATGCAATCAAATCGATCACTCTATTCTCTGATTACTTTGCAGGTGCAATTGCATCAAATGCTGGTAAATCTAAGTCTGCTGGTAACCAAGTTACTGATAAGGCACTAGAAGAAGAAATTCTTTCTAAGTATGAGAACGACATCGATTTAGCTGGTGAAGAAGAATAATTAATAAATAATTAGCGAGGTAAAAAATGGCTATTACGGCAAGTGCTGTTAAGGAATTAAGAGAAAAAACTGGTGCAGGAATGATGGACTGTAAAAAAGCTCTATCAGAGACTAACGGTGATGTGGAAGCGGCAATCGATTTCCTAAGAACTAAAGGTCTTGCAACTGCTGCTAAGAAAGCAAGCCGTGTTGCTGCTGAAGGTACTGTCGTATCTCTAGTAGAAGGGAACGCAGGTGTTATTCTTGAAGTTAACTGTGAAACTGACTTTGTTGCTAAAGGTGATGATTTCCAAGGTTTCGCTAATACAGTTGCTGCATGGACTCTTTCAAATAAGCCAGCTTCTATTGAAGAACTTAAAGAAGCTAAGAACTCTGAATCAACTGAACTTACTATGAAATGTGGTGAGAAAATCGACCTAAGAAGATTTGCTGCAGTTGAAACTACAGGTGTCCTTGGATCGTATAACCACGGTGGAAAAATCGGTGTTCTAGTTGATCTAGCTACTGATAAAGCTGATGCTCCAGAAGTTGCGGAACTTGCAAAAGATATCGCAATGCACGTTGCAGCTGCTGCACCTTCTTTCTTAACTGCTGATGATATCGATGAAGATTACAAAAAGCGTGAAGAAGAAGTTTACCGTGCTCAACTTAAAGAAGAAGGTAAACCTGAAAACAT includes:
- a CDS encoding DNA translocase FtsK codes for the protein MKKNILKTQLVTLFILTLFSFVSFYFGNDLPDNYFTITSNNSGNILSYYFFSLVKFGSYFSGPWILIPFFVFALCHTFIYDRREYMVDILNFFPLLFFAGSISFFLFQDALGIGLQYIFKNSFTSLWLGIYSGVAFGLFLLGTFRGGFKESIIKVFNFTKAAPKKVVQAKQALIAPFEKKKPVAQIEHDNSLRKRMDSILKDDNKDKDETKKEGSLFASLNKIKPQNILKSKTVVEEKTDNIEQDDEDIEEAVIKPQIMRPSFDESNTVVRTAPDVEEEDPSEDVDSNTPREPQVKKILVTAPLNRMADTSSDNQYFNIVDTATEATIEKVSNEPDKAYFEQIITLLESKLTEFKIEGEIVNVLKGPVVDTFEFRPGAGVKVSKIAGLADDLSLALYGAPIRVVPAMMGKDTVGVEVPRNPRDIIYLDEVLSSKEFQNAKYSLPIAMGKNAFGESFVIDLATCPHMLVAGATGAGKSVFINSLLVSLLVKKSPKKMKLILIDPKQLEMALYAKLPHLLMPVVTDAKTASIALLWACQEMDRRYGILAEFGVRNISGFNEKLKRATPEMLAKIHHHYEDTTAEDYELPYIVIIVDEFADLVLTKAGKEIENNIARIAAKARAAGIHLVLATQRPSVDVITGVIKSNFPTRVAFRVSSRTDSSTILDKIGAERLLGKGDMLYKHGINTQRVHSSYVDEVEIEALTQKLEALESGFDEKAMEFLENGGEVETDEYSYGSHITPASSSSSGDSLYDEAVKVVMESRSASASMLQRRLRIGYNRAANLIEELEKRGVVGPAQGAKPRRVLVDGSSPTL
- the rpsB gene encoding 30S ribosomal protein S2, encoding MSELNINDLLKAGAHFGHQTHKWNPKMKPYVFGERNGIYIVDLAKTIPLAKKAYDFLKKTSSEGKPILFVATKRQASETVKNAAASCGAYYVTNRWLGGMLTNYKTINLSIDKLRKVEKMKETGDFELLTKKERIKVGKEVEKLEKNLGGIKDMRKLPGALVVVDPNNERIAVKEANKLGIPVVAIVDTNCDPEGVDYVVPGNDDAIKSITLFSDYFAGAIASNAGKSKSAGNQVTDKALEEEILSKYENDIDLAGEEE
- the tsf gene encoding translation elongation factor Ts, with translation MAITASAVKELREKTGAGMMDCKKALSETNGDVEAAIDFLRTKGLATAAKKASRVAAEGTVVSLVEGNAGVILEVNCETDFVAKGDDFQGFANTVAAWTLSNKPASIEELKEAKNSESTELTMKCGEKIDLRRFAAVETTGVLGSYNHGGKIGVLVDLATDKADAPEVAELAKDIAMHVAAAAPSFLTADDIDEDYKKREEEVYRAQLKEEGKPENMIDQIVKGKLGKLAKEVCLLEQVFIKNPDFTIKKLVADVAGKVGGDITVTAFHKINLGEGIEKKEDNLAEEVAKMTQQ